The following proteins are encoded in a genomic region of Hydrogenimonas thermophila:
- a CDS encoding YbaB/EbfC family nucleoid-associated protein, which produces MFEGLNMGDLGKMFEEVQKKAKEIEEKNESIELTAKSGGGLIKVTANGKGEVIDLEIDDSLLEDKESLQILLISALNDLFKMVEDNKKSAALSMLGGGFNPFAGGGNSQN; this is translated from the coding sequence ATGTTTGAAGGGCTGAATATGGGTGATCTGGGCAAAATGTTTGAAGAGGTTCAGAAAAAAGCTAAAGAGATTGAAGAAAAAAATGAATCAATTGAACTTACTGCTAAAAGTGGCGGTGGTCTTATAAAGGTCACTGCCAATGGAAAGGGTGAAGTTATTGATCTTGAGATAGATGACTCACTTTTAGAAGATAAAGAAAGTTTACAGATTCTACTCATATCAGCTCTTAATGATCTTTTTAAAATGGTTGAAGATAACAAAAAAAGTGCTGCTTTAAGTATGCTAGGCGGCGGCTTCAACCCTTTTGCTGGAGGGGGCAACAGCCAAAACTAA
- the tkt gene encoding transketolase produces MDNQMMKKMTNTIRFLAADMVQNANSGHPGAPMGLADVAVVLSKHLKHNPKNPKWINRDRLVFSGGHATGLIYSLLHLWGYDISLDDLKQFRQLGSKTPGHPEYGHTPGVEITTGPLGQGVANAVGFAMASKYCANLVNSETAKIIDHNVYCLCGDGDLQEGISYEACSIAGHLKLDNLIMIYDSNNITIEGDTSLAWSEDVKLRFEAQGWEVLEVDGHDYTKIDEAIEKAKKADKPVLIIADTVIAKGACEMEGDHNSHGAPLGEDLIARAKKEAGFDPDKKFYIPDDVLVRFRCAVEEGELAEKEWNHLLKQAPYIEQNEALERLLNPDFDAIEWPEFEAGSEVATRDSNGKILNAIAKAIPGFLGGSADLAPSNKTELKGMGDFPKGKNIHFGIREHAMAAITNGIAAYGPLLPFSATFFVFSDYLKPSARIAALSGLQHFFVWTHDSIGVGEDGPTHQPIEHLSQFRALPGFYTFRPADATENVACWKAALKLKAPSAFVCSRQKLKVLKGEDDIAFGSAEKGGYLIKKRENATITLIATGSEVMLALQAGCHLEEQGIMANVVSVPCYELFVEQGAEYIDAVIDPNTKVLAIEAAAGNEWYRFADDVLCMNSFGASGKAGDLFEHFGFTIPNVVERVKALLG; encoded by the coding sequence ATGGATAATCAAATGATGAAAAAAATGACAAATACAATTCGCTTTCTTGCTGCTGATATGGTACAAAATGCAAATAGCGGACACCCAGGTGCACCTATGGGATTGGCTGATGTAGCTGTAGTGCTTTCCAAGCATCTTAAACATAATCCAAAAAATCCAAAATGGATCAATCGTGATCGTCTGGTTTTCAGTGGAGGACATGCTACAGGTTTAATATATTCGCTGCTTCATCTTTGGGGATATGACATCTCTTTAGATGATTTAAAGCAGTTTAGACAGTTAGGAAGTAAAACTCCAGGTCACCCTGAGTATGGACATACTCCTGGAGTAGAGATAACTACTGGTCCATTGGGGCAAGGGGTTGCGAATGCAGTAGGGTTTGCAATGGCAAGCAAATATTGTGCAAACCTTGTAAACTCTGAAACAGCAAAAATTATTGATCATAATGTCTACTGTCTATGCGGCGACGGTGATTTGCAAGAGGGGATCAGTTATGAAGCTTGCTCAATTGCCGGTCATTTAAAGCTTGATAATTTGATTATGATTTATGACTCTAACAATATTACCATTGAAGGAGATACTTCACTTGCTTGGAGTGAAGATGTAAAACTTCGTTTTGAGGCTCAAGGATGGGAAGTTTTAGAGGTAGATGGACACGATTATACCAAGATAGATGAAGCTATTGAGAAAGCTAAAAAGGCAGATAAACCGGTACTTATTATTGCAGATACAGTCATTGCAAAAGGTGCTTGTGAAATGGAGGGTGATCACAACAGTCACGGTGCACCTCTTGGTGAAGATTTGATTGCAAGAGCTAAAAAAGAGGCTGGTTTTGATCCTGATAAGAAGTTCTATATACCAGATGATGTACTTGTTCGTTTCAGATGTGCAGTTGAAGAGGGTGAATTGGCTGAAAAAGAGTGGAACCATCTGTTAAAACAAGCACCATATATTGAACAAAATGAAGCATTAGAGAGACTTCTTAATCCTGATTTTGATGCTATTGAGTGGCCTGAGTTTGAAGCTGGAAGCGAAGTGGCAACAAGAGACAGTAATGGGAAAATTCTAAATGCAATAGCTAAAGCTATACCAGGTTTCCTTGGTGGAAGTGCAGACCTTGCTCCATCTAATAAAACAGAACTAAAAGGTATGGGAGATTTTCCTAAAGGTAAAAATATCCACTTTGGTATCCGAGAACACGCAATGGCAGCTATCACTAACGGTATTGCAGCGTATGGTCCGCTACTACCTTTTAGTGCTACATTCTTTGTGTTCAGTGACTATCTTAAACCATCTGCTCGTATTGCAGCATTAAGTGGTTTACAGCACTTCTTTGTATGGACGCACGACAGTATTGGTGTTGGTGAAGATGGACCAACACATCAGCCAATAGAGCATTTAAGTCAGTTTAGAGCATTACCAGGGTTTTATACATTCAGACCTGCAGATGCTACTGAAAATGTTGCTTGTTGGAAAGCAGCTCTTAAACTTAAAGCACCATCTGCTTTTGTTTGCAGTCGGCAAAAACTAAAAGTCCTTAAAGGAGAGGATGATATTGCTTTTGGTAGTGCTGAAAAAGGCGGTTATCTAATTAAGAAGAGAGAGAATGCAACGATAACTCTCATTGCAACAGGTTCTGAAGTGATGTTGGCTCTTCAGGCTGGGTGCCACTTGGAAGAGCAGGGCATTATGGCTAATGTAGTTTCTGTGCCTTGTTATGAACTATTTGTTGAGCAAGGAGCTGAGTATATAGATGCAGTAATCGATCCAAATACAAAAGTTCTTGCTATCGAAGCAGCTGCAGGTAATGAGTGGTATCGCTTTGCTGATGATGTTCTTTGTATGAACAGTTTTGGAGCAAGCGGTAAAGCCGGTGACTTGTTTGAACACTTCGGCTTTACTATTCCTAATGTTGTTGAGCGCGTAAAAGCATTGTTAGGTTAA
- a CDS encoding YaaA family protein has translation MTILFAPSEGKKSGGTLPPIDKDAFCFPNLYSYREEVIKKYNNFLHNASNEELKKLFGVKDEKLIEHYKTDIFALNSIKAVERYDGVAYSYLGYENLSEKAKQYIDNNLIIFSNLFGPICAKDRVPEYKLKQAEKIGEFAPEKFYKEHFSSELDLYLEKNGPIVDLRAGFYDKFYKIKAPYITMKFLKNGKTVSHWAKAYRGIILKEMAKYSIMDEHSLLAMDIENLSIVEIKEIKNKKEIVYEILS, from the coding sequence ATGACTATACTATTTGCTCCAAGCGAAGGTAAAAAATCTGGTGGTACACTTCCACCTATTGACAAAGATGCATTCTGTTTTCCAAACCTTTACTCATATAGAGAGGAAGTCATAAAAAAATATAACAACTTTTTACACAATGCTTCCAATGAAGAGCTAAAAAAACTTTTTGGAGTAAAAGATGAAAAATTAATTGAACACTACAAAACAGACATCTTTGCTCTAAATAGTATAAAAGCTGTTGAACGATATGACGGTGTAGCTTACAGCTATTTAGGTTATGAAAATCTTTCAGAAAAGGCAAAACAATACATTGATAATAATCTTATTATATTTTCAAATCTATTTGGTCCTATTTGTGCGAAAGATAGAGTTCCTGAATATAAATTGAAACAGGCAGAGAAGATTGGTGAGTTTGCACCTGAAAAGTTTTATAAAGAGCATTTTAGCAGTGAATTAGATCTATATCTTGAAAAAAATGGTCCTATTGTCGATCTTCGTGCAGGATTTTATGATAAATTTTACAAAATAAAAGCCCCATATATAACAATGAAGTTTTTAAAAAATGGAAAAACAGTAAGCCACTGGGCTAAAGCTTATCGTGGGATCATTTTAAAAGAGATGGCAAAATACTCAATAATGGATGAACATAGTCTACTTGCTATGGATATAGAGAATCTATCTATTGTTGAGATAAAAGAGATCAAAAACAAAAAAGAGATTGTTTACGAAATTTTATCTTAA
- a CDS encoding PDZ domain-containing protein — protein MKIWLLLIFFLYSFPTLIFANECKRFFPGSLKVIDGYPTFAVAKDRFISLKCPNNKKIIAYDRFKGLCLFQDTTKKPFYLAKHRTNFFFCQSDKPKSVTILSYPSSIYPGLIKESVKKRGALFGECCHLAGVVDINGEWYDVTSIKKLLKKDTKHSDIGIRFSVNEKYTVVKRVDPFVNSPLLPGDKVIKINKIKNPTLKQVRDRVDSCKVGRKIFIEVKRNKRLLSYRVNCFKRVGGGKVSDTFLEHLGIWFDKNLVITNIDKSGAGYKSGLRKGDKLLKIDESLVYKQVDVQKVMSNYAVKKSMPNSMLWERDGFQFFLSTTSI, from the coding sequence ATGAAAATTTGGCTTCTTCTCATCTTTTTTTTATATTCATTCCCTACACTCATTTTTGCAAATGAGTGTAAGAGATTTTTCCCTGGAAGTTTAAAAGTAATAGATGGGTATCCTACTTTTGCTGTGGCAAAAGATAGGTTTATATCATTGAAGTGCCCAAATAATAAAAAAATTATAGCTTATGATCGTTTTAAAGGGTTATGTCTATTTCAAGATACTACAAAAAAACCTTTCTACTTAGCAAAACATAGAACAAATTTCTTTTTTTGTCAGTCTGATAAGCCAAAAAGTGTAACAATTCTTTCTTATCCATCATCCATTTATCCTGGTCTTATTAAGGAGAGTGTAAAAAAGCGGGGAGCTTTGTTTGGTGAATGCTGCCATCTTGCAGGAGTAGTTGACATTAATGGTGAGTGGTATGATGTAACTTCAATAAAAAAATTGCTAAAAAAAGATACTAAACATAGTGATATTGGTATAAGGTTTTCAGTTAATGAAAAATATACAGTAGTAAAAAGAGTTGATCCATTTGTAAACTCACCTCTATTGCCTGGAGATAAAGTTATAAAGATTAATAAAATAAAAAATCCTACACTAAAACAGGTTAGAGATAGAGTTGACAGTTGTAAAGTTGGTAGAAAGATTTTTATAGAGGTAAAAAGAAATAAAAGACTTTTAAGTTATAGAGTTAACTGTTTTAAAAGAGTAGGTGGTGGCAAAGTATCTGATACTTTTTTAGAGCATTTGGGAATATGGTTTGATAAAAACCTTGTAATTACTAATATTGACAAAAGTGGAGCAGGATATAAAAGTGGATTGCGAAAAGGAGACAAACTCTTAAAAATTGATGAAAGTTTGGTTTACAAACAGGTTGATGTTCAAAAAGTTATGTCTAATTACGCAGTTAAAAAAAGTATGCCAAATAGTATGCTTTGGGAACGAGATGGTTTTCAGTTTTTTTTGTCCACAACTTCGATATAA
- a CDS encoding (2Fe-2S) ferredoxin domain-containing protein, whose amino-acid sequence MGIPQPAFYIFKCEQSSPPGMPRPSCVTNETRDIFQYLAQRLMEKGIIGTVQPVRTGCLNRCQYGPVMLVEPGHVMYAGLTKEKIDRIIDEHIIGGKVVEDFVIESGAWDDPISPEQMMKMTGAS is encoded by the coding sequence ATGGGAATTCCACAACCTGCATTTTATATATTTAAATGTGAACAGTCATCTCCTCCAGGGATGCCTAGACCAAGCTGTGTTACAAATGAGACACGGGACATTTTTCAATATCTTGCACAAAGATTGATGGAGAAAGGAATTATAGGAACTGTTCAGCCTGTTAGAACAGGTTGTTTGAACAGATGTCAGTATGGACCTGTTATGCTAGTTGAACCAGGTCATGTCATGTATGCTGGTCTTACAAAAGAAAAGATTGATAGAATTATTGATGAACATATTATTGGTGGTAAAGTAGTTGAGGACTTTGTAATTGAGTCTGGAGCGTGGGATGATCCTATCTCCCCTGAACAGATGATGAAGATGACCGGAGCAAGTTAA
- a CDS encoding arginyltransferase, producing MNLEQNSEHSIDFCMLDYKCSYLPDQNTRMYYRYMRQASKELVTALIKRGWRRFGCYFFHPICAKCNECKSLRIDAENFKLSRSQKRVIKKNSDTYIYIRKPGMTKEHLDLYDRFHKYKSEISDWKYTPINSQHYYENFVDGSHNYGKEVLYFIDDKLVGVDLIDIVDDGISSIYFYYDPEYSKYSLGTYSLLMQIEIAKRLRLKWIYLGYWVDGCKSFAYKMNFKPMQILDGFPTLSQEPEWREI from the coding sequence GTGAATCTAGAGCAAAACAGTGAACATTCTATTGATTTTTGTATGCTTGATTACAAGTGTAGCTATCTTCCAGATCAAAATACTAGAATGTACTACAGATATATGCGTCAAGCAAGTAAGGAGCTTGTAACTGCTTTAATCAAACGTGGCTGGAGACGCTTTGGATGCTACTTTTTTCATCCTATATGTGCTAAATGCAATGAGTGTAAAAGCCTGCGAATAGATGCAGAAAATTTCAAACTAAGCAGATCACAAAAGCGTGTTATTAAAAAAAATAGTGATACCTATATATACATTAGAAAACCTGGAATGACAAAGGAGCATTTGGATCTATATGATCGATTTCACAAATATAAAAGTGAAATAAGTGATTGGAAATATACACCTATTAACTCTCAGCACTATTATGAAAACTTTGTTGACGGCTCTCACAACTATGGAAAAGAGGTTTTATATTTCATAGATGATAAACTGGTTGGGGTTGATCTTATAGATATAGTTGATGATGGAATCAGCTCTATCTACTTCTATTATGATCCTGAATATAGTAAATATTCACTTGGGACTTACTCTCTTTTGATGCAGATAGAGATTGCTAAAAGACTTAGATTAAAATGGATCTATTTGGGATACTGGGTAGATGGGTGTAAATCATTCGCTTATAAAATGAATTTTAAACCTATGCAGATTTTAGATGGGTTTCCGACTCTTTCACAAGAGCCGGAGTGGAGAGAAATTTAA
- the panD gene encoding aspartate 1-decarboxylase, which translates to MQIEMLYSKIHRATVTDANLNYVGSITIDEDLLDAAKMRIGQKVEILNINNGERFSTYIIRGERGKGDICLNGAAARKAHPGDKIIIVAYASYSEEELENYKPTVVLMNEESNTIASVHEEL; encoded by the coding sequence ATGCAGATCGAAATGCTCTATTCAAAAATTCACCGTGCAACAGTTACAGATGCCAACTTGAATTATGTTGGCTCTATAACTATTGATGAAGATTTGCTTGATGCTGCAAAAATGCGTATTGGGCAAAAAGTTGAAATATTAAATATCAATAATGGTGAGCGTTTTAGCACCTATATTATACGCGGTGAGCGAGGTAAAGGCGATATATGTTTAAATGGTGCAGCAGCCCGAAAAGCACATCCCGGCGATAAAATAATTATTGTTGCTTATGCTTCGTATAGTGAAGAAGAGTTAGAAAACTATAAGCCAACTGTTGTGTTAATGAATGAAGAGAGCAATACTATCGCATCTGTGCATGAGGAGCTATAA
- a CDS encoding UDP-N-acetylmuramoyl-L-alanyl-D-glutamate--2,6-diaminopimelate ligase has protein sequence MTVDFGGDIGIVTDDSREADKDKHFLVTKLNKSYIEEATSKNAKLITPKELIEKLGLNSLDVVGITGTNGKTTTAAAIYSILLDLGYKTALQGTRGLFINDKKIEDKSLTTPPSLATIYHMFEAKKSLCEFFVMEVSSHAIDQNRIEGIEFALKIHTNVTSDHLDYHKTLEEYRAVKSSFFQDSGKKLINRDEDILHFNIQNSFSYGIENPATYKIMAYTLGGGVSGVLKHFETVVPFETTLQGFFNLYNITAAIAAVHILTDEDLGEICEAAENFGGVSGRMETVSEKPLIIVDFAHTEDGIKQVLDSLKEKEVRVVFGAGGDRDRSKRPAMGRAAASIAKKVYITSDNPRSEDPAKIIDEIAEGIKEKDKIEKIVDRKEAIKKAIDELEDGEVLLVLGKGDEAFQEINGTKIPFDDREVIREILNLK, from the coding sequence GTGACAGTCGATTTCGGTGGTGATATCGGCATTGTCACTGATGATAGTCGTGAAGCAGATAAAGATAAACATTTTCTTGTTACCAAACTTAATAAAAGTTATATTGAAGAAGCGACATCAAAAAATGCCAAACTTATAACCCCAAAAGAGTTAATAGAAAAGTTAGGGTTAAACAGTTTAGATGTAGTTGGAATAACTGGTACAAATGGCAAAACAACTACAGCAGCAGCTATTTACTCAATTTTGCTTGACTTGGGGTATAAAACTGCACTTCAAGGAACAAGAGGACTTTTTATAAACGATAAAAAGATAGAAGATAAGTCTTTGACTACTCCTCCTTCTTTGGCAACTATATATCATATGTTTGAAGCAAAAAAATCGCTATGTGAATTTTTTGTAATGGAAGTCAGTTCACATGCAATTGATCAAAATCGCATAGAAGGCATAGAGTTTGCTTTAAAAATACATACAAATGTTACAAGTGATCATTTAGACTATCACAAAACTTTAGAAGAGTATCGTGCTGTAAAAAGCAGTTTTTTTCAAGATAGTGGTAAAAAACTTATAAATCGTGATGAAGATATTTTACATTTTAATATACAAAACAGTTTTAGTTATGGTATTGAAAACCCTGCAACATATAAAATAATGGCATATACTCTAGGTGGAGGAGTCAGCGGAGTTTTAAAACATTTTGAGACAGTTGTACCATTTGAAACTACACTTCAAGGATTTTTTAACCTTTATAACATAACAGCAGCTATAGCAGCAGTACATATTTTGACAGATGAAGATCTTGGTGAAATTTGTGAAGCAGCAGAAAATTTTGGTGGTGTTTCCGGGCGTATGGAGACAGTAAGTGAAAAACCTCTTATAATTGTAGATTTTGCTCATACAGAAGATGGCATAAAACAAGTTCTTGATTCATTAAAAGAGAAAGAGGTACGTGTAGTATTTGGTGCTGGAGGCGATAGAGATAGAAGCAAACGCCCTGCTATGGGACGTGCAGCAGCATCTATAGCTAAAAAAGTATATATAACAAGTGATAATCCTAGAAGCGAAGATCCAGCAAAAATTATAGATGAAATTGCTGAAGGAATTAAAGAAAAAGATAAGATTGAAAAAATAGTTGATAGAAAAGAGGCTATTAAAAAAGCTATAGATGAGCTTGAAGATGGAGAAGTGTTACTTGTTTTAGGCAAGGGAGATGAGGCATTTCAAGAGATCAATGGGACAAAGATCCCTTTTGATGACAGAGAAGTAATAAGAGAAATTTTGAATCTTAAATAA
- a CDS encoding polyprenyl synthetase family protein: protein MQKFESYLTTHLPEAPSFHPTFNEALKAMLLAGGKRFRPQLLLAVVDAYEPMICESAYPVAMALEMLHTYSLIHDDLPVMDDADLRRGEPTLHKRYDEVTAVLVGDALNTHAFYMIATAPLHNDVKVALIKELSYSGGIGGMVLGQAIDCYFEGEKLAAEQIDFLHEYKTGRLIAASLKMGAIIAGLDEKEQEELFKFGLDLGLLFQIQDDIIDVTQSSCEAGKTTGNDEDKNSYINHFGLEGSLKRADNLAEKIKEQMANFDLHLKDKLEPILNQYLNRHKG, encoded by the coding sequence ATGCAGAAATTTGAAAGCTATTTGACTACACATCTTCCGGAAGCACCAAGTTTTCATCCGACATTTAATGAAGCACTTAAAGCAATGCTTCTTGCCGGAGGTAAAAGGTTTCGTCCTCAGCTTTTGCTGGCAGTAGTAGATGCATATGAACCAATGATATGTGAAAGTGCATATCCTGTTGCTATGGCTCTGGAAATGTTACATACATATTCATTGATTCATGATGATCTGCCAGTGATGGATGATGCAGACTTGCGTCGTGGTGAACCGACACTTCATAAAAGGTATGATGAAGTAACAGCAGTACTTGTGGGTGATGCACTTAACACCCATGCTTTTTATATGATTGCAACAGCACCTTTGCATAATGATGTAAAAGTGGCTTTGATTAAAGAGCTTTCATACAGTGGTGGAATTGGTGGAATGGTGCTTGGACAAGCTATTGATTGCTACTTTGAAGGAGAAAAACTTGCTGCTGAACAGATAGACTTTTTGCATGAATATAAAACAGGTCGCTTAATAGCAGCAAGTTTAAAAATGGGTGCAATCATAGCAGGGCTTGATGAAAAAGAACAAGAAGAGCTTTTTAAATTTGGGCTTGATCTTGGTCTTCTTTTTCAGATTCAAGATGACATTATAGATGTTACACAAAGCAGTTGCGAAGCAGGAAAAACTACTGGCAATGATGAAGACAAAAACAGCTATATTAATCATTTTGGGCTAGAAGGATCTCTGAAAAGAGCAGATAATTTAGCTGAAAAGATCAAAGAACAGATGGCTAATTTCGATTTACATCTTAAAGACAAACTAGAACCGATTTTAAATCAATATCTTAACCGACATAAAGGATAA